In one Fusarium falciforme chromosome 5, complete sequence genomic region, the following are encoded:
- a CDS encoding HET domain-containing protein gives MATYQYQRLQPDEIRLLALSAGSYDAKLEGSLDIFRLPENEEPEEGHQVLVTRDTGSDVQNAPPYEALSYTWGSLPISPHTLSIVIGDGETATLDITPNLDLALRRLRQDIPGNKSRLLWIDAVCINQSDLVEKSTQIPKMAMIYNRAEGVSVWLGGDDAGAVDFIDKLLNLDGFDPLTKDPGTPEEWAALLALMQRPWFNRRWIVQEISLARRATLLCETRSVSWEDFSAAVALFTSRYQDLRALFQRSEKFQNHPNYLGEVDALGAKCLVDLTSNLFRKSEDGAVLERLLSLEGLISTMAAFEAASPHDTIYAVLWLAHDAQPDAQHGGAMSDDHLLQTPQHSPTLAGISSDEDVSDYDLGTHMPQPSNQIKFRTPFPKRATGTSSTDGPEKLSRRSTSLKPPVAAWQSSFSCRSVSDRNLRNAEKHFEGYPTSIIVDYNRSVYEVCKEFLEFAIGRSKTLDIICCPWAPEPPPDEPKLPSWITQLDSTPFDKQPGHNVYRRVLADPLVGCPGHGPRIYNASGRTKIYPSKGFIQDRVLVAAGFVLDAVGTTRSPAYEGIIPSTWLDLVDWPGPPNPVPDRLWRTLVADRGQDGKSYPPAYFPLACKWMFEQRSRRGGINTTELLTSGRCPSIASEFLRRVQGVIWGRQMMLTEGRRGSSKFLGLVPAEAREGDLICILYGCSVPLVLRRLRSPSKHGSMSSSFDQKPEIIETQPDGTESIRLSTVSQSTSSLPSPNETPVQSEPCTISATLDSGMDNATPAEKGLAVPAQSPSVKFASVGVRKALRKDTTDSKPPDLATSLESQYQCELIGECYIHGMMDGEAFKHQREYGNKLRLFHLL, from the coding sequence ATGGCAACGTATCAGTACCAGCGCTTACAGCCAGATGAGATTCGGTTACTAGCCCTCAGCGCTGGCAGTTATGACGCCAAACTTGAGGGCAGCCTGGATATCTTTCGACTACCCGAGAATGAGGAGCCAGAGGAGGGACATCAGGTCTTGGTCACCCGCGACACAGGCTCCGACGTGCAAAATGCGCCGCCGTATGAAGCGCTCTCATATACATGGGGCTCACTCCCAATCTCTCCGCATACATTGAGCATCGTCATCGGCGACGGGGAGACTGCGACTCTCGACATTACGCCAAACCTCGATCTCGCTCTACGCCGTTTAAGACAGGACATCCCCGGGAATAAATCCCGTCTCCTCTGGATCGATGCAGTTTGCATCAACCAATCCGACCTCGTAGAAAAGAGTACCCAAATCCCCAAAATGGCCATGATCTACAATAGAGCAGAGGGAGTGTCCGTCTGGCTCGGCGGCGATGACGCCGGCGCAGTCGACTTTATCGACAAGCTGCTCAACCTCGATGGCTTCGACCCTTTGACGAAAGATCCCGGTACCCCAGAGGAGTGGGCGGCGCTGTTGGCGTTGATGCAGAGGCCTTGGTTTAATCGGCGGTGGATCGTGCAGGAGATTTCGCTCGCGAGGAGGGCGACGCTTCTTTGCGAGACGAGGAGCGTTTCCTGGGAGGATTtctctgctgctgttgcgcTGTTTACTTCGAGATATCAGGATCTACGGGCGCTGTTTCAACGATCTGAAAAGTTTCAGAATCACCCAAATTATCTGGGAGAGGTGGACGCCTTGGGAGCTAAGTGTCTCGTGGACCTCACGAGCAATCTGTTCAGAAAGTCAGAAGACGGCGCCGTGCTTGAGCGCCTGCTCTCCCTGGAAGGATTGATCTCGACTATGGCTGCCTTTGAGGCTGCATCTCCTCACGACACCATCTATGCCGTCCTCTGGCTCGCCCATGACGCGCAACCGGATGCACAGCACGGCGGCGCCATGTCGGATGATCATCTCTTGCAAACGCCTCAGCACTCGCCTACACTGGCTGGTATCTCTTCTGATGAGGATGTGTCAGACTATGATCTTGGGACACATATGCCGCAACCGTCGAACCAGATCAAGTTTCGAACTCCATTCCCAAAACGAGCGACGGGGACATCCTCAACCGATGGCCCTGAGAAGCTGTCCAGGAGATCAACATCACTGAAGCCCCCAGTCGCTGCTTGGCAATCATCCTTCAGCTGTCGCTCAGTCTCCGACCGCAACCTAAGAAACGCAGAGAAGCACTTTGAGGGATATCCCACGTCCATAATTGTCGACTACAACAGGAGCGTCTATGAGGTCTGCAAAGAGTTCCTCGAGTTCGCCATCGGTCGCTCCAAGACTCTCGACATTATATGCTGTCCCTGGGCTCCAGAGCCGCCTCCCGACGAGCCAAAACTGCCGTCGTGGATCACCCAGTTGGACAGCACGCCTTTTGACAAGCAGCCTGGTCATAATGTGTACAGAAGAGTTCTCGCCGATCCTCTGGTGGGATGCCCTGGTCATGGACCGAGGATCTACAACGCCAGCGGCAGGACAAAGATATACCCAAGCAAAGGCTTCATACAGGACAGAGTCTTGGTGGCCGCTGGATTTGTACTTGATGCGGTCGGAACCACGAGGAGTCCAGCGTATGAAGGCATCATCCCTTCCACATGGCTCGACCTCGTCGACTGGCCGGGCCCTCCGAATCCTGTCCCCGATCGTCTCTGGCGAACCCTCGTAGCTGACCGAGGCCAAGATGGCAAAAGCTACCCCCCAGCATACTTCCCTCTAGCCTGTAAATGGATGTTTGAGCAGCGCAGTCGGAGAGGCGGCATAAACACGACAGAGCTTCTAACATCTGGACGATGTCCATCGATAGCATCAGAGTTCCTCAGACGGGTTCAAGGCGTGATATGGGGTCGGCAGATGATGCTTACTGAAGGAAGACGGGGCTCAAGCAAGTTCCTGGGCCTGGTCCCTGCTGAAGCTCGGGAGGGCGACCTGATTTGTATCTTATACGGCTGCAGTGTACCTCTTGTGCTTCGGAGGCTTCGCTCGCCGTCTAAGCATGGAAGCATGAGCTCTTCATTTGACCAGAAGCCAGAAATCATCGAGACGCAGCCGGATGGCACCGAGTCGATTCGACTATCAACAGTTTCGCAGTCAACCTCGTCTCTCCCCTCACCGAATGAAACGCCGGTTCAAAGCGAGCCATGCACAATTTCAGCAACGCTAGACTCCGGCATGGACAATGCGACACCAGCGGAGAAAGGCCTCGCGGTCCCCGCTCAATCGCCGAGTGTCAAGTTCGCCTCGGTAGGCGTGCGAAAAGCGCTCAGGAAGGACACGACTGACAGCAAACCGCCGGACCTGGCCACCTCTCTCGAGAGTCAGTACCAGTGCGAGCTCATCGGGGAATGCTACATCCACGGCATGATGGACGGAGAGGCTTTCAAGCATCAAAGGGAATACGGGAACAAGCTGCGGCTGTTCCATCTGCTTTAG
- a CDS encoding Amidase domain-containing protein: MRGMVNKLAENYTVILMPSAVDEAPLGLGDKGSPTFNTLWTGFYMPVINIPTFVGANDMPVGICLVGPRFRDQQLLRTSKVLGEVLLFHGGWKVPI, encoded by the exons ATGAGAGGCATGGTCAACAAGCTGGCCGAGAACTACACTGTCATCCTTATGCCCAGCGCTGTGGATGAAGCTCCgctcggccttggcgatAAGGGAAGCCCGACTTTCAACACTCTGTGGACT GGGTTCTATATGCCTGTCATCAATATTCCTACATTTGTCGGGGCGAATGACATGCCCGTCGGCATATGCCTCGTGGGCCCCAGGTTCCGCGATCAGCAGCTCTTGAGGACGAGCAAGGTCCTCGGCGAGGTGCTTCTGTTCCACGGCGGCTGGAAGGTACCGATCTGA
- a CDS encoding NACHT domain-containing protein: MRCLSPGAMSSEAPANIAINIGNVNLGPRATAILGMDSICSDSKAQEKTIKQCKDALFVSEPSSVRAELLNIKGNLTEGTCQWIRRNLEGLLDSDNEFFHGKEGMLIRSRWWDAYGEPVPSNFKKAGNLYPLAHTVLARCQVDATDFNGWTPMWSSAGPGTVSAMKQAAAILQKNNVKVEKVSLPPEVAGVEALGRIQRAITHVEA, from the exons ATGCGTTGTCTTTCACCTGGAGCTATGAGCTCTGAGGCACCTGCCAATATAGCCATCAATATTGGAAATGTCAACTTGGGCCCCAGAGCCACGGCCATTCTTGGCATGGACAGCATCTGTTCAG ACTCCAAGGCCCAGGAAAAGACTATCAAGCAATGCAAAGATGCCCTATTTGTTTCCGAGCCCAGCTCAGTTCGGGCTGAGCTTCTCAACATCAAAGGGAACCTGACAGAAGGTACATGCCAGTGGATTCGACGGAATCTGGAAGGGCTGCTTGACTCAGACAACGAATTCTTCCATGGCAAAGAGGGCATGCTTATCCGGTCGAGGTGGTGGGATGCCTATGGTGAGCCAGTTCCCAGTAACTTCAAAAAGGCTGGAAACCTTTACCCTCTTGCAC ATACGGTTTTGGCGAGATGCCAAGTCGATGCCACTGATTTCAACGGCTGGACTCCCATGTGGTCCTCGGCGGGACCTGGCACAGTATCGGCCATGAAGCAGGCCGCTGCTATCCTGCAGAAGAACAACGTCAAGGTTGAGAAAGTCTCGCTTCCACCAGAAGTCGCCGGTGTCGAGGCCCTTGGTCGAATCCAGAGAGCCATCACCCATGTTGAAGCATAG
- a CDS encoding Helo-like-N domain-containing protein codes for MAEVVGIASAAVGFAATALHAVRALSNDLDGIKDAPQTITNAKTELQSVQSVIQSLKTSLDQPYWQPVLSDIIRNGNLEATLGACRDACSRFHDELKNLLRHSSEGELSRRDRLTVGFFSKGRVAAFISELSVCKSTIGLALSGTNLMVSMEQFQQLQVLANQHSTESRLRNDEAVDQDLAAGIERGAQLAKGCQGLLAFLQAKVDENRRRIELGNVETLNSARVMAGVNNTDGTEGDINIKVGNVKADGGKALLGYTSKVDVDAFFR; via the exons ATGGCTGAGGTAGTAGGAATCGCGTCAGCCGCCGTAGGCTTCGCAGCAACAGCCCTCCACGCAGTCCGCGCCCTCTCCAACGACCTGGACGGCATAAAGGATGCTCCGCAGACCATCACCAACGCCAAGACAGAGCTTCAGAGCGTCCAGTCCGTCATCCAGAGTCTGAAAACCTCGCTAGACCAGCCCTACTGGCAGCCCGTGCTCTCCGACATTATCCGCAACGGCAATCTTGAAGCCACTCTCGGTGCTTGCCGTGACGCCTGTAGTCGCTTTCACGATGAGCTAAAGAATCTACTGAGACACTCCAGTGAAGGTGAACTGTCTCGTAGGGACAGGCTCACCgtcggcttcttctccaaggGTAGGGTCGCAGCTTTTATCAGTGAGCTCAGCGTGTGCAAGTCAACCATCGGCCTGGCCCTCAGCGGCACAAACCT CATGGTTTCCATGGAACAGTTCCAACAGCTTCAGGTACTCGCAAACCAGCACTCCACCGAAAGCCGGCTGCGAAACGACGAGGCAGTTGACCAAGATCTGGCAGCTGGCATAGAGAGAGGAGCTCAACTAGCCAAAGGCTGTCAGGGTCTCCTGGCCTTTCTCCAAGCCAAAGTCGACGAGAATCGTAGGCGGATAGAGCTAGGAAATGTGGAAACGCTCAACTCGGCCAGGGTCATGGCTGGAGTTAACAACACGGACGGCACAGAAGgcgacatcaacatcaaggtcGGCAACGTCAAGGCCGACGGCGGCAAGGCTCTCCTTGGCTACACGAGCAAAGTTGACGTCGACGCATTTTTCAGATAG
- a CDS encoding DUF1741 domain-containing protein: MEASPLTRQPPPEVFTPKIIQLYDSLFKDDFDEEKTEGFWAEFFLLRPDRAALRRLLNELSPSDVLQFEVRTRELFARAIASVKGGNSFAQLHALDTLSVFLSCLLSKRYPHPSSDIMVLLAGLDHIDNVFTEFVGALENITRNGKDLETRYKAIEVLLAVTAGAYQTTLLTYLIQRDLFPSVMKFIQDSESSNQVLEPFILLGLLANYNKFEFQNPYQLRLNDFVNESAIQKIVNCIGQSCQTVRSRYIKIQDDLPEGWTFSATLNMLGLGAIAPGPKPVRKPVYDVETAKALFTKLPEEEAAILLATYDFTHANKLFCFNLVTMGAEKGAEQPIASYLSLTSYLLQHAYLSPRATYYAHLNLMVFRLLIEDPVICKRMCSEDSKVPVRLCRQRQPYLPLVKGERVLAISLLDTMIDGINHNLRRRLDVSLYSLCFGIMLRVISYLSRTRTRLEYHWPEFFRSLLSIVRFLATYTADLKDLPHIDTLLDHVVNLIALSLSAGEAFLPTPAAYDDLFYKVVESGEVLTKFKENYRLGNRNTNSIDTLINVSAHYNQLLSEGGAARRKPSGLTTQEVTEVIRQGYETLSIQAKEGLDSWERYREADERTLLKKVARAAVGDVRVMVER; encoded by the exons ATGGAAGCGTCACCTCTCACCCGTCAGCCTCCGCCGGAGGTCTTTACTCCAAAGATCATTCAGCTGTATGATTCTCTGTTCAAG GATGACTTTGACGAGGAAAAGACTGAGGGCTTCTGGGCGGAGTTCTTTCTACTGCGACCCGATCGAGCGGCCCTGCGACGCCTCCTGAACGAGCTGAGCCCGAGCGATGTGCTGCAGTTCGAGGTCCGAACGAGGGAGCTCTTTGCTAGAGCTATAGCTTCAGTCAAGGGCGGGAACAGCTTTGCGCAACTACATGCGCTAGAT ACCCTCAGCGTCTTCCTGTCATGCCTCCTATCCAAGCGGTACCCGCACCCTAGCTCCGATATCATGGTTCTCCTCGCCGGCCTCGACCACATCGACAACGTCTTTACCGAATTTGTCGGAGCGCTAGAAAACATAACCAGGAACGGGAAAGACT TGGAAACACGATACAAGGCGATCGAGGTGTTGCTTGCGGTTACGGCGGGGGCGTATCAGACAACGCTGTTGACTTACCTCATTCAGAGAGATCTATTCCCCTCGGTTATGAAG TTTATCCAAGACTCCGAGTCATCCAACCAAGTCCTTGAACCGTTTATCCTGCTCGGCCTCCTAGCCAACTACAACAAGTTCGAGTTCCAGAATCCGTACCAGCTGCGGCTAAACGACTTTGTCAACGAGTCCGCCATTCAAAAGATTGTCAACTGCATAGGGCAGTCGTGCCAGACGGTGCGGTCTCGGTACATCAAGATCCAGGATGACCTGCCTGAAGGCTGGACCTTTAGTGCGACTCTCAACATGCTTGGACTTGGTGCGATTGCTCCTGGGCCTAAGCCGGTGAGGAAACCTGTTTATGATGTAGAGACTGCCAAGGCTCTATTCACAAAGTT ACcggaggaagaagctgccATTCTTCTGGCAACATACGACTTCACTCACGCAAACAAGCTATTTTGCTTTAATCTAGTGACGATGGGGGCGGAAAAGGGTGCTGAACAGCCCATTGCTAGCTACCTTTCTCTCACCTCCTATCTCCTCCAGCACGCTTATCTGTCACCCCGTGCTACCTACTATGCCCACCTCAATCTCATGGTGTTCCGCCTCCTCATCGAAGATCCTGTCATCTGCAAGCGGATGTGCAGCGAAGACTCGAAGGTACCGGTGCGCCTGTGCCGGCAACGGCAGCCATATCTCCCCCTAGTCAAGGGCGAGAGAGTCCTGGCCATCTCACTACTCGACACCATGATCGACGGCATCAACCATAATCTCCGTCGACGTCTGGATGTCAGCCTCTACTCACTCTGCTTCGGGATCATGCTCCGTGTCATCTCGTACCTCTCTCGCACGCGAACTCGTCTTGAATACCACTGGCCCGAGTTCTTCCGCTCTCTGCTTTCCATCGTTCGCTTCTTGGCTACTTACACGGCCGACCTGAAGGATCTACCACACATCGACACCCTCCTTGACCACGTTGTTAATCTCATCGCCTTGTCTCTGTCTGCTGGTGAAGCCTTCCTTCCGACACCAGCGGCGTACGACGACCTCTTCTACAAGGTGGTAGAGTCGGGCGAGGTGTTGACAAAATTCAAGGAGAACTACAGATTGGGGAACCGCAACACTAACTCAATCGACACGCTCATCAATGTCAGCGCACACTACAACCAGCTGCTGTCCGAGGGTGGTGCCGCGCGGCGTAAGCCTAGCGGGCTGACGACGCAGGAGGTGACTGAGGTGATCCGGCAAGGGTACGAAACACTGAGCATCCAGGCCAAGGAAGGATTGGACTCGTGGGAACGGTACCGAGAGGCAGATGAGAGGAccctcctcaagaaggtGGCGAGGGCAGCGGTTGGGGACGTGAGGGTCATGGTTGAGCGGTAA
- a CDS encoding Fe-S-biosyn domain-containing protein produces MFATRSVARVALRRAPNAVRYFSSSRPVAVAYHSYTLPSHNAPPPRGDDVPETSITQPDPLPKVHETRPPPQQPQRPQPPQQPQPQHEAPSQNAAPAIQKASAPVPKLNEKEAQKPKAARPRPKLRARKAAMKLTPAAVEQLREMLDQPDPKLIKVGVRNRGCSGLAYHLEYVDKPGAFDETVEQDGVKVLIDSKALFSIIGSEMDWAEDKLNQRFVFRNPNIKEQCGCGESFMV; encoded by the exons ATGTTCGCTACTCGATCGGTAGCCAGAGTCGCACTGCGACGCGCTCCCAATGCCGTGAGGTATTTCTCCTCGTCCCGGCCTGTCGCCGTCGCCTACCATTCCTACACACTCCCCTCCCACAACGCTCCGCCTCCGAGAGGCGATGACGTCCCCGAGACCTCGATAACTCAACCCGATCCTCTTCCTAAAGTCCACGAGacacgccctcctcctcagcaacCTCAACGACCCCAGCCGCCTCAGCAACCTCAGCCGCAGCACGAGGCACCCTCACAAAATGCTGCCCCCGCTATACAGAAGGCTTCGGCACCAGTTCCGAAGCTCAACGAGAAGGAGGCTCAGAAGCCCAAGGCAGCCCGACCACGACCAAAGCTACGAGCCCGTAAGGCGGCCATGAAGCTGACGCCCGCTGCCGTGGAGCAATTGAGGGAGATGCTCGACCAACCCGACCCCAAGCTGATCAAGGTCGGCGTTCGGAACCGAGGTTGCAGTGGTCTGGCTTACCACCTCGAATACGTGGACAAGCCTGGTGCTTTTGATGAGACGGTGGAACAGGATGGCGTAAAGGTTTTGATCGACAGCAAGGCGCTGTTTAGCATCATTGGAAGTGAAATGGACTGGGCCGAGGACAAGCTTAACCAGCGATTTGTGTTCCGGAATCCCAACATCA AGGAACAGTGCGGCTGTGGAGAGTCTTTCATGGTTTGA
- a CDS encoding Methylated-DNA--protein-cysteine methyltransferase has product MAANAKRPLEEPVEQRKTKTAKVKKTSSPTPASTKPSTVPDSMRPQLALITSSDRTAFEKRVWTLLCQIPKGSFSTYGLMAAHMGSSPRAVGNALRRNPFAPGVPCHRVVATGGALGGFKGKWPKDGEGITIDEKKKLLRSEGVRFDGKGKVIGTPFQGFV; this is encoded by the coding sequence ATGGCGGCCAATGCTAAACGACCTCTCGAAGAACCCGTCGAGCAACGCAAGACCAAAACTGCCAAGGTCAAAAAGACATCATCACCTACACCAGCGTCCACAAAGCCCTCAACCGTCCCAGACTCCATGCGACCCCAACTCGCCCTCATCACCTCCTCCGATCGCACAGCCTTTGAGAAGCGAGTATGGACACTCCTCTGCCAGATTCCCAAAGGATCCTTTTCAACCTACGGCCTTATGGCCGCGCATATGGGGTCTTCACCACGGGCTGTGGGCAACGCTTTGAGGCGCAACCCGTTCGCGCCGGGGGTGCCGTGCCACCGGGTCGTGGCGACGGGAGGAGCACTAGGAGGATTCAAGGGGAAGTGGCCCAAGGATGGAGAGGGGATTACTattgatgagaagaagaagttgtTGAGAAGCGAGGGAGTGAGGTTTGATGGGAAGGGAAAGGTTATCGGGACACCGTTTCAAGGCTTTGTATGA
- a CDS encoding Succinate--CoA ligase [ADP-forming] subunit beta, mitochondrial: MFKLGRSRAVASALNASKLQFAAPAARFPGVQQRRALSIHEYLSADLLRQYGVGVPKGAVAKTAKEAKQVAEQIGTEDMVIKAQVLAGGRGKGTFDNGLKGGVRVIYSPHEAEMFAQQMIGYNLITKQTGAGGRLCNSVYICERKFARREFYLAILMDRQHQCPVIVSSSQGGMDIETVAKENPSAINTNYIDINVGVTDEIARGIATKLGFSEQCIEEAKDTIQKLYQIFNEKDSTQIEINPLSETSDHQVLCMDAKFGFDDNAEFRQKEVFEWRDTSQEDPDEVRAAESNLNFIKLDGDIGCLVNGAGLAMATMDIIKLNGGQPANFLDVGGGATPAAIKEAFELITSDAKVTAIFVNIFGGIVRCDAIATGLIKTVESLNLKIPIIARLQGTNVDAAHQLINDSGLKIFSIDDLQSAAEKAVQLSKVVKLARDIDVGVEFTLGI, encoded by the exons ATGTTCAAGCTCGGCCGTAGTCGCGCTGTGGCTTCGGCCCTCAACGCCTCCAAG CTCCAATTTGCTGCTCCCGCCGCTCGATTCCCTGGCGTTCAACAAAGGAGAGCTCTGAGCATTCACGAGTACCTCTCTGCCGACCTCCTGCGACAG TATGGCGTCGGCGTCCCCAAGGGAGCTGTCGCAAAGAcggccaaggaggccaagcaggTCGCTGAGCAGATTGGCACCGAGGACATGGTCATCAAGGCCCAGGTCCTGGCCGGCGGTCGAGGAAAGGGTACTTTCGACAATGGCCTCAAGGGCGGTGTCCGTGTCATCTACTCTCCCCACGAGGCCGAGATGTTTGCCCAGCAGATGATCGGCTACAACCTCATCACCAAGCAGACGGGTGCTGGCGGCCGTCTCTGCAATTCTGTCTACATCTGCGAGCGCAAGTTTGCTCGTCGCGAGTTTTACCTGGCCATCCTGATGGATCGTCAACACCAGTGCCCTGTCATTGTGTCCTCTTCCCAGGGTGGAATGGATATTGAGACCGTTGCCAAGGAGAACCCCAgtgccatcaacaccaactacATCGATATCAACGTTGGTGTGACTGACGAGATTGCCCGCGGCATCGCCACCAAGCTCGGCTTCAGCGAGCAGTGcatcgaggaggccaaggacacCATCCAGAAGCTCTACCAGATCTTCAACGAGAAGGACTCGACCCAGATTGAGATCAACCCTCTGTCCGAGACTTCCGACCACCAGGTTCTCTGCATGGACGCCAAGTTCGGTTTCGACGACAACGCCGAGTTCCGACAGAAGGAGGTGTTTGAGTGGCGCGACACCAGCCAGGAGGACCCTGATGAGGTCCGCGCTGCCGAGTCCAACCTCAACTTCATCAAGCTCGACGGTGACATTGGCTGCCTCGTCAACGGTGCCGGTCTTGCCATGGCCACCATGGACATTATCAAGCTGAACGGTGGTCAGCCCGCCAACTTCCTCGacgttggtggtggtgccacTCCCGCCGCCATTAAGGAGGCTTTCGAGCTCATCACCAGCGACGCCAAGGTCACTGCCATCTTTGTCAACATCTTTGGCGGTATCGTGCGATGCGATGCCATCGCCACTGGTCTGATCAAGACTGTTGAGAGCTTGAACCTCAAGATCCCCATCATTGCCCGTCTCCAGGGTACCAACGTCGATGCTGCCCACCAGCTCATCAACGACTCTGGTCTCAAGATCTTCTCCATCGATGACCTACAAAGcgccgccgagaaggccgTGCAGCTGTCCAAGGTCGTCAAGCTCG CTCGCGATATCGATGTCGGCGTCGAGTTCACCCTGGGTATCTAA